The nucleotide window ctctgtcaaaaccttgtgagccaataatattggtcaatttctacctttcaaatcaaatcgacatcaagtcaatttcaacctatattttgtaaaaaaaaaaccaatccccagtgaatatgtttctgtttggtcaagtggctagttcaagtccaagaacagcttgtacctatcagtttgcttatgttatcgatcgagttaccagttcgaatccaagagcagctcgtacctgtctatgtgtctatgattttggtcaagtgcccagctcaatccaagagcagcttgtacctatcaatatgtttccgtttggtcaagtggctagttcaagtccaagaacagcttgtacctatcaatttgcttatgttatcggtcgagtgcccagctcaatccaggagcagcttgtacctgtcaatatgtttctgtttggtcaagtggctagttcaagtccaagaacagcttgtacctatcagtttgcttatgttatcggtcgagttaccagttcgaatccaagaacaacttgcacccgtttacttttcaatgttatcggtcgagttaccagttcgaatccaagaacaacttgcacccgtttacttttcaatgttatcggtcgagttaccagttcgcatccaagaacaagctcgcacctgtctgtctgcctttattcccggtcgagtgcccagctcaatccaagagcagcttgtacctatcaattttcttatgattttggtcaagtgcccagctcaatccaagagcagcttgtacctatcaatatgtttctgtttggtcaagtggctagttcaagtccaagaacagctcgtacctgtctatgtgtctttgattttggtcaagtggctagttcaagtccaagaacagcttgtacccgtctatctgtttctgttcgctcaagtggctagctcgatccaagagcggcttgcacctgtctatttgcctttgtctccggtggagtaaccagttcgcatccaagaacaagctcgcacctgtctatttgcctttgctttcagtcgagtgaccagttcgaatcaagaacaactcgtacctgtctacctcTTCCATGTCCcaggtcgagtgaccagttcgaatcaagaacaactcgtacctgtctaccttttctatatccccggtcgagtgaccagttcgaattcaagaacaactcgcacctgtttgtctgcttttatccccggtcaagtgcccagctcaatccaagagcagcttgtacccgtcaatttgttcctagtctcctatctaccccgttatctgttatcttgtcaatgtctaccaatcccgcaatggatacgacatcttttgttaattccagctttcgtttgtctcgcactcataatccaaatgttgcatggcattcatgatatttgaaaatgtacaagcgtatttttacgtccaaacacagtgcaaatgttaatatttaagtatcttcgtcccgtcaggccaaagactccgtctcttgaccctccagacaaagaaacttaaataggggcagctgttataccctgattttggacctaaaaatactcgttcaaatttctttttaacactgatatttgtcaattctctgttattttactctgaatctttactctctttttaaacgtattttactacctctgtcttttctgacattacaagtcatttaagaactctctgaaacgtcgcattacttttcttgcatttttatttcaaaaatcatacaaaaggatATTTTGGCCATTTCCCgtagtggaacccatttttagtccctgtgtttgcctctgagtcttttcaacttgtctgtacgaattattgttgagtctttgtttaaaagtcatttcaaaaatttcatctgagtcagtttgagtcagtttagtccctaggggcattttggtcttttcctgtcaaaatttcggcagaaaggtattttaaaatacctcatttttgtagctggttcattttagtccttttgttaattttattttttggtttcactttacgttttgtccaaattaccaattttagtccaattttatttttattgcattttagtccctgaaacagtttctcaaaattgtattttagtccagaactttttaaaattgcagttAGGTCTTTTTTTATTGCGGTCCAGTCCTCCAATTTTCTCATTTTGCAGATAGGTCCTTAAAGTCAAAAGTCCAAGGCAGAGCCAAGCAAAGTCCAAAAACAGGTGTCCCTTTCTCATTGGGtttcaagtacacatgtcagctataaatacaacacagtgtcagattttCAAGGGATCCATTCATTCTACGCCACATCACCAAAACAGAATcagtttttctctctcttgtgagttagatcaaaacagaaaaattcaCAAGAACACGAAGAACAATccgaaaccctaattctccagaatcaccaaatcaacacaaattcaacaatttttctgCGATCCTCAGAGATTCatggtgaatcttcatcattgaatcggattccttcgcaattcaaagtgcgaatTCGTCACTAGAAGTGACAAACTCCAGCACTGATCACGAAGGAACCagtgaagagaagagagaaagaagatgaagatctaaaccggcaaagaagaaaaagggaaTCAAACCAGCAAACAACATCGATTTATTTTCGATTTCcagcaaaaatcaacaaacaagaTCAAATCGAAGATTTCCGAAGAATCTTCGATTCGAAATTTTCTAgaaaaatcacaggtaaactcAAACCTCAtcttttctttctcaagaacaatAATAAGaacgaatcaatgtagatcttcaaagtttcaaagagtttctttcaaaaaaactgaaaacctaaaaaaaaaaaagatttcaaaaccgtaacaaaaaatgtagatctacaaagattcAAGCCTTGCATGTGATTTCTAGCTTTAGATTCATGTTTAGAATGAAAAGACGAGTGGTTTAGGGTTAGTTTGGGTTAGATCTGGAAAATTAGGTCAACCGGAACCTGGAGtttctcgccggagaagatgaagattccggcgaaCCTTGAAGGTTCCGGCCGATCTTCATCTTTCTCAGCCGTTTCTTTCAGAAACCGGCGAAGGTGAGAAGAGAGAGGTAGGAGAGAGgcgagagcttctctcactagtttagggttagagagagagagagcgtagaagaatgaaaaaaccggcGTGAGCTCGCTTTTATAGACCCctagaccggaccggttcaagaccggccCAATCCCTtgcaatcctgagcgttggatctagggtttcccttcctggatcaatccaacgctccctgtgcttccaggcttttaggttttgggcttgggctttttTCTCTGCAGTTTCCtacgttttttgctttttcttgctattcacaccctgttttcttgctgattgaacctctgtgtgcttaattttttctctaaaaattcctaaaaaaaattgttatatgtttcttaatacattttaacacttttgtgatgtttttcaatggtttaaaaaatgataaaaatgtgtgtgttatttttcttgattaattttgtgtttgatctaagtttgtgtatttttgtgggatattttctcataaaatgttggcatgtgatgtggatgattggtgtgtaatttcatggtgaatatgttgctgatcatatgtatgtcttgctgattgtggatgtagattttcatttctttcttgctTTGCAAGAAatatgtgtttttatcaagaaataaagtgcaaaatatctttaaaaatgtgtcatgattcttggcttgaatgtgtcctatttgttcccacattatagctcaaaatcaaacccctttaacattgctataatgaggggattataggtcatgtgcatgtctaagtgtcataaccaattttaggtatattttgccattttactTCATTTCATTACcctttttttctcttgctattctattcaattttgtttacctttccaCTATTtctatgccttatgatactaaccatttcatctcacatttcattcatcccatagtttaggcatcatttttctattcatttctatatcaaatgggtttgtaataattttagatagattagttccttttaattccttgcaagaccatagcatgtatttaggactcaatgtaaaggactatggacactataagtaatgtacaccgacacaagcaccgacacgcacacacgttgcatgtttaccgtttagatgtatgcttaggaaacgcgattttttagacaaatgccaattttcaaaaaaatactaaaccaattccatcactcaaattttcccaaacaaaccttggagtcaaaactccattgattttttttcctttattttcttaaacaaatccaaatgaatcctaattcctacttagacttttttaataacaatggaaccaaccattcaccatttttctctcttatgcctttaaggcctctttctcttcttcaaaaccattttccaacaaaaactaaaatcaaccaaacacacaaaaaacatttttgagagagaactacatggagtttgatcccttaaatgggtatgtaggcatgaggtcaaaacctctccaagtccactaaaataaaacctcaaacactttcttccccccattcttaacataaatcaatttcctttttcataaatagcattaaaaataaagcgtagacataaactaagaaaacggctcctatagagtactatagtcaccgcgggtgcctaacaccttcccgtagtgaaaacgacccccgaacttagaatctaagggtttttttctcaattttgcccttcccaagaaaaaatagagaatatcaaagattgaaaggttcaagcctaattaatgacttgacacccgaaaatcgcgataacacacGTCTTCAACCACCCCAAACGGATAGGAGATTGACCGATCAGCTAAAGTGAGAGTCATTCTTGTAGGTTTTGGCTCTCCACCTCCAAGATTCTTCATCATTGAAAGGGGCATCAAATTGATGCTTGCCCCTAAATCACATAAAGCTCTTCCAATGTCTACCGGCCCAATGGAGCAAGGAATAGTAAAAGCACCAAGATCTTTAAGCTTAGGAGGAAGTTTCCTTTGGAGAATAGCACTACAATTCTCGGAAAGAGAGATGTTCTCATCATCTTTTGGTTTTCTTCTCCCCGTTAACATTTCTTTCATGAATTTAGCATACACCGGCATTTGATCAAGAGCGTCACCAAAAGGAATATTCACCTGAAGTTGTGAGAAGAGTTGCATGAATTTCTTGAATTGTccttcctcctccttcttctttttGGCTAGATGAGGGTATGGAAGCTTCACATAAGATGGGATAATTTGTGGTTCATCCCCATCCTTCAAAATTTGGCTCTTAGACTTTCTTATGATCTGAGTCTTCATCTATTAACTTCTCACTTTTTTCTCCctctgtttttttcttcttttcattttcaactacACCTTGATCACTCTCTTTTTCAACTACTTCCtcatcttcaacatcttcatcTACCTCCACAACATTTTCATCAACTTTATTGGGAACTTTTGGAACTAAAGGTGTCAAAACCTTTTTACTCCTCAACTCAATAACATTGCAAGTTTCATTTTTAAGGTTCTCTTGAGTATTTCCTGAGAATCCCCCTTTGTTCTGTTCAGCCAACTGCTTAGCTAATTGCCCAAGCTGTGTTTCAAGCATTTTCCTTGAGGCTTCATTGTTCTTCCTTTCAAGGTCTTGACgcttcttcatttcttcaaagTTACTTTGAGTCATTTTCATGAAATTCATCATTGTTTCCTCAAGACCTGGAGGCtttcttggttgttgttgttgttgttgcggaTTAGGAAACAAGGGATTTAAGGTGTTGTTGTTGGAGTAACTCAAGTTAGGGTGCTTATTCATGGAGTAAGGGTTTTTCCTTTGATAGTTCACATAGTTGGCTTCTTCACTAGCTCCCTCTGGCACACACTCACCATTAGGATGGCCTTCACCACACAAATCACACCGTATTGCAGCTGCTTGTTGTTTGTTGGACAATTGATAAGCATGTACCTCCTTGGTCAGAATTTCGATTTGCTTATTCATGGCTGCTTGGTTAGCTAGTATGGAAGTAGTGTCACTTACCCCAAAAACACctccttctttctttttcgCTTCAGCACGGTACTCATTGCTGGCCATGTTTTCAATCAGAATTTGAACTTCGTGATCAGTTTTTACCCTTAAACTACCTCCAGCTGAGGCATCTAGAAACATTTTGTTGCTATGAGTTAATCCTTCAGTGAAGAATTGGAGGTACTGTTTCTCAGAAAACTCATGTCCTGGACATCTCTTCAGAAGCAAATTGAACCTTTCCCAAGCATCATAAAGTGATTCACCTTCACCTTGCCGGAAGCTTGCTATTTCTTGCTTCTTATCCAAGTACTTGGACATAGGGAAATACTTCTCTAGAAACTTAAGCTCTAATTCCTCCCATGTTTGAATAGTCCCATTGGGAAAAGTCAATAACCAGTCTTTAGCTTTACCGATTAAAGTGAACGGGAATAGCCTCAGTTTCTTTTGGTCTTCATTAACATTTGCTGGAGGAACACAAAACTCACAAGTTTCAGCAAAGTGGCTTAGATGTTCATGAGGGCTGATGGTCCCAGTACCATCAAACTGTCTTTCCTTCAATCCATTCTGAACTGATGCCTTGATTTCAAAAGCAACAGGATTAGCAGGTCGGAACACGTGAGTTAGGCGACCACGGTGATTTGCTAGCCCATAATCTCCCAACTTAGGCCTTGCTGCTGGTGGGTTACCCTCTTCCATTGTGATTACCGGAGGAGGGGTGGTTGTTTCAGTTTCAATAAGTGTCGGATCTAGTATATGTGTGCGTGTACCCGGTGGAACTGAATTTGACAACCGGACAGCTCTCCGGTTGGCTCGTGCAGTCTTTTCGATTTCAGGATCGTACTCGAGGTCTTCGGAATTACGTCTACCTCGCATAAACAGCAAAATACCTCAGTAGCACTACacaatacaaaataattaatgaatacTGAAAcaagagataatttttttaacagaaaataAATTGCAGAAATCCTAATTTAAAACGCAATTGCCTTGTTAAAATAAATCAACAGTCCCCGGCAATgacgccaaaaacttgatagatatttggcaagtgtaccaataactatcgaagtagtaataaatatCGTTCCACAAGGACTGTATTAATTCCAATTATAGCAAGTACGTTATTATTTTAGGATATGTAAAAGTTATATTGATTGCCCTAGGCAGATGATTTTTGTAtaacaaaagtaaataaaggTTGTTTGAAAAGATGATTAAAGAAGAATGATTAAGCCGATGAATCCCCTATTGTTCTATATGAGTAATTATCTCCCTTATTTACTAATTACTATTCATTCTTTACGACGAATTAACAAATTGGtgttgatcaatctcttgaatcaaaaccctttcctaagttataaccttttaatctcttaaaccgattgaataactgcAGAAGCGATAAAAGAACGTTAATTCATATGTCATAattctcaatttcctatctctaggttcctatgttgaatcaaacagaattactaaTTCAGGATaaaaagctagggttaatagtcattcaattcctaatatcaattcatataattcaagaagctagggttaatagtcatacaagcaattatatgaaaagcaatgaacacaaataactctgaataaagactgaataatattattaaataagagagtatcaactactaattcatatattacaaaGGTTCATCATGGCTCAATCATACTGagagtttagctactcatgGTTTTACGATTATAAACATAATTAACAGTGAACATACATAATCAGGACCAACTATGAGTTGGTATGAGATTCAGGGCTTGTTCTTCTGTCTTCTGATGTCTTCTATGCTCAAAATCGTACTTCCCAATCGAACTCTAATCCTTGGCCGCATCTCGCCTTATATAGAAAGATTTTTAGAGTTCCAGAAAGCCCATCATCGTGCCACGATACGatccaatcgtggcacgatagcATCATTAATCCTACGTGGCAGCAGACAAAACCTAGCATCGTGGCACTTTGCATTTTGCTTCGTGCCACGAAATTTCCAGTGCTGAACCTTTGTCCCACGTTCACTTATCGTGCCACGAACCAgcttcatcgtggcacgattcttaACTCTTAggaatttttcatctttttctcagtTTCGTCAGTTGAGCTCTTGTTCCTGTTTTGGTCTGATTTCACCATGATTTACAAATAGTTGACTCTCTTAATGTCCTAAAAACGacataaacataactaaaaacTAGTGTTGATGCAACATCATCaagaatattgattttgattgcttCACGTCTTCGGTACCCTCATGGAGGGTTTCCAAAGCATCCAATATTGCCTTAGCGGCCTTACAATGTGAAACCGACTGATACTCATTCAAGCAAATGGTGGAAATAAGAATGTTTCTTGCCTTCAAATCATATTGAACCTTCTTTTTATCATTGTCGGTCCAATTGCccttatgtttaatttttgcaaCGCCGTTAACTTCaatttgggggggggggggggggggtgaataattgattttcaaaaGAGTTTGTGAAggtgtgaattgaaaaagtttGACTTATCAGATTCCAATGATGACCAGTCTAAGACAATGTTTAGTAACTaagattcaaaatttaattgagAGGTTCAAATATTGAATcttattaaaatcatcaaatatcaataatcaagcatacaaatttcaaaattagaCATACTCAAACCAAACCTAATTGCAATAAACCACACAGAGACTAAACTTAATTATGatcaaattgaatttgaaaagaatCTTAATTCAATGAATCAAGATTATGTTAAGTGAAAAAATTaatcacaatcaaatcaaatagtgTCAAGCACAAAATTCATATACAAACAGTaatgcaaaaatataaaatgataggGTAGAGAACACTAGGATTTATAGTAGTTGCCCCTTTCGTCCTTGCTTCGAGATATGTTTACTCTTCTTCATAGAAAACGTTGTTATCATGAACTTTTACTATTGTTAAAAATTGTTTACAAATTGTTACGATTACAAATAATTCCCTCGATAAACCTAATCTTCAATCCTAAGCAATCACAACACCACCGATCTTCAAGTAACCTTTGAAATTGGAGATTCTCTAAGTTTTCGAAACTTAAGTTCCCATGAAATCCTAGGAATTCCTTCACTTTGAATTCTTATTTTCTATGTTTGAAGTTTGGATCCCCTTAAACTTGAAAAGTTAGAAAGACTCCCATAATTCCCCTTCGAGGTGGAAAGAAATCCCTCTTGTCCTTTATGTCCTTGATCCTTGATCCTCAATCAAGTTACTTGAAATAAACTAGTGTACAATTCCTATAACACTCTAGCAATCTATGACTAAAAATCCACAAAAAATcttagaaaaagtgtttaatctcaAGAACAAGTGGAGAGAGAGGTTTGGAGACTCTAGAATATTATTTGCAATTGATTAAATGAGTTGGAAGGTGTACgagtataaatatatatatacatgacTGACAAGTGCAATTTTTGTGGCAAAACAACTACATGATTCGAATCATGTTAAGTATGATTCGATTCAGACACacgaaaaaggaaaaaaaatctaaagctGTGAAGATTTGATacgaataaaaaatatttgatatgatTCAAAAGTTTTCAGATAAAGATTGATACTTAAATTCTGGCGAGTAGGGGACAAATATTCTATGAGATGTCCAGGACACCAGGAATGTCGAATGAAATGTCCAGAACACTTAATAACAAATACTTAACACAATAAACAATGAACAACTTTAAAGTAAAGTACAAGAAGGAAATAACACAAGATATTTGTTAACCCAGTATGGTGCAACGTCACCTACATCTGAG belongs to Medicago truncatula cultivar Jemalong A17 chromosome 6, MtrunA17r5.0-ANR, whole genome shotgun sequence and includes:
- the LOC112422824 gene encoding uncharacterized protein; protein product: MRGRRNSEDLEYDPEIEKTARANRRAVRLSNSVPPGTRTHILDPTLIETETTTPPPVITMEEGNPPAARPKLGDYGLANHRGRLTHVFRPANPVAFEIKASVQNGLKERQFDGTGTISPHEHLSHFAETCEFCVPPANVNEDQKKLRLFPFTLIGKAKDWLLTFPNGTIQTWEELELKFLEKYFPMSKYLDKKQEIASFRQGEGESLYDAWERFNLLLKRCPGHEFSEKQYLQFFTEGLTHSNKMFLDASAGGSLRVKTDHEVQILIENMASNEYRAEAKKKEGGVFGVSDTTSILANQAAMNKQIEILTKEVHAYQLSNKQQAAAIRCDLCGEGHPNGECVPEGASEEANYVNYQRKNPYSMNKHPNLSYSNNNTLNPLFPNPQQQQQQPRKPPGLEETMMNFMKMTQSNFEEMKKRQDLERKNNEASRKMLETQLGQLAKQLAEQNKGGFSGNTQENLKNETCNVIELRSKKVLTPLVPKVPNKVDENVVEVDEDVEDEEVVEKESDQGVVENEKKKKTEGEKTKKKKEEEGQFKKFMQLFSQLQVNIPFGDALDQMPVYAKFMKEMLTGRRKPKDDENISLSENCSAILQRKLPPKLKDLGAFTIPCSIGPVDIGRALCDLGASINLMPLSMMKNLGGGEPKPTRMTLTLADRSISYPFGVVEDLTCVLETQ